The Hymenobacter oligotrophus genome has a window encoding:
- the fmt gene encoding methionyl-tRNA formyltransferase has protein sequence MLRIVFMGTPDFAVPTLEALHGWSGCQVVAVITAPDKPAGRGQKLNESAVKQVAVQLGLPVLQPTNLKSPEFQEELRSYAADLQVIVAFRMLPEAVWNMPHLGSINIHASLLPQYRGAAPINWALIHGEQVTGVTSFFLRHEIDTGDLIYQDEVAIEPEDDFGSLYGKLKQAGAALALRTVQAIAAGTAPSTPQTDRGDLRPAPKLQKETGRLDFNQPAEALVNLVRGLSPIPTAFTHLPDGRGLKVFRAQALPGAPTAETPLGAWLTDGRSHLRVQTADGQLDLLDVQLEGKKRMPVGDFLRGFKLEMKKEE, from the coding sequence ATGCTCCGAATAGTATTTATGGGCACGCCCGATTTCGCGGTGCCTACCCTCGAAGCTTTGCACGGTTGGTCGGGCTGCCAGGTGGTGGCCGTAATTACGGCGCCCGATAAGCCTGCCGGTCGCGGCCAGAAGCTAAACGAATCGGCCGTGAAGCAAGTGGCCGTGCAGCTGGGCCTGCCCGTATTGCAGCCTACCAACCTCAAGTCGCCGGAGTTCCAGGAGGAGCTGCGCAGCTACGCCGCCGATTTGCAGGTGATTGTGGCCTTTCGGATGCTGCCCGAAGCAGTTTGGAACATGCCGCACCTAGGATCCATCAACATCCACGCGTCGTTGCTGCCGCAGTACCGCGGCGCCGCGCCCATCAACTGGGCGCTGATTCACGGCGAGCAGGTCACGGGCGTTACGTCGTTTTTCCTGCGGCACGAAATCGACACCGGCGACCTGATTTACCAAGACGAAGTAGCCATAGAGCCAGAAGATGATTTTGGCTCTTTGTACGGCAAGCTGAAGCAAGCCGGAGCCGCCTTGGCCCTGCGCACGGTGCAGGCCATTGCCGCCGGCACGGCCCCCAGCACGCCCCAAACCGACCGCGGCGACTTACGCCCCGCGCCCAAGCTGCAAAAGGAAACCGGCCGCCTCGATTTCAATCAGCCGGCCGAAGCTCTGGTAAACCTGGTGCGCGGCCTCTCGCCCATCCCAACGGCGTTTACCCACCTGCCCGACGGCCGCGGCCTGAAGGTGTTTCGGGCGCAGGCCCTCCCCGGTGCCCCCACCGCCGAAACGCCCCTAGGTGCCTGGCTTACCGACGGCCGCAGCCACCTACGCGTGCAAACCGCCGACGGCCAGCTCGACCTACTCGACGTGCAGCTCGAAGGCAAAAAGCGCATGCCCGTGGGCGACTTCCTGCGCGGCTTTAAGCTGGAAATGAAAAAGGAAGAATGA
- a CDS encoding exo-beta-N-acetylmuramidase NamZ family protein, giving the protein MIPNSLSALCALFLLQGPACTPARPTTLPTEANNPTEATLGAGPAATAAASTPAPQAGLQVGAARFGEYLPLLQGKRVGVVVNQTSKVGRALLPDTLLAKGVNITAIFGPEHGFRGEAADGATIKDGKDERTGKPVRSLYGATKKPTAEMLQDVDVLVFDIQDVGTRFYTYISTMHYVMEAAAELGKPVIVLDRPNPNGWYVDGPIMEPQHKSFVGMHPIPVVHGLTVGELAKMINGEKWLAGGKQCQLTVIPVQGYTHSTRYELPVRPSPNLPNPHAVSLYATLCLFEGTDVSVGRGTEFPFEVIGAPTQPGTRPFSFTPKPNSGSTAPPQNGKLCYGEDLRKTGNDLGFTLRYLIDYYQKSTAKDKFFGKYFEQLTGTPTVRQMIIAGKSEKEIRQAWEPALGQYKQMRKKYLLYPDFN; this is encoded by the coding sequence ATGATACCCAACAGCCTTTCGGCGCTGTGCGCGCTTTTCTTGCTGCAAGGTCCGGCCTGTACGCCGGCTCGGCCCACAACGTTGCCCACCGAGGCAAATAACCCCACCGAGGCAACCCTAGGTGCGGGCCCGGCCGCAACCGCCGCGGCCAGCACGCCCGCGCCCCAGGCGGGGCTGCAAGTGGGCGCCGCCCGGTTTGGCGAGTACCTGCCGCTGCTGCAAGGCAAGCGCGTGGGCGTGGTGGTAAACCAAACCTCCAAAGTAGGCCGGGCGCTGCTGCCCGATACCTTGTTGGCCAAAGGCGTAAACATTACAGCCATTTTCGGTCCGGAGCACGGTTTCCGGGGCGAAGCGGCCGATGGCGCTACCATCAAGGATGGCAAGGACGAGCGCACCGGCAAACCCGTGCGCAGCCTCTACGGCGCCACCAAAAAGCCCACCGCCGAAATGCTGCAGGATGTGGACGTGCTTGTTTTCGACATTCAGGACGTGGGCACGCGCTTCTACACCTACATCAGCACCATGCACTACGTGATGGAGGCCGCCGCTGAGCTGGGTAAGCCCGTGATTGTGCTCGACCGCCCCAACCCCAACGGCTGGTACGTGGATGGCCCCATTATGGAGCCGCAGCACAAATCGTTTGTGGGCATGCACCCCATCCCGGTTGTGCACGGCCTCACGGTAGGCGAGCTGGCCAAAATGATCAACGGCGAAAAATGGCTGGCCGGCGGCAAGCAGTGCCAGCTTACGGTGATACCCGTGCAGGGCTACACCCACTCCACGCGCTACGAGCTGCCGGTGCGCCCCTCCCCCAACCTGCCCAACCCGCACGCGGTGTCGTTGTACGCTACGCTGTGCTTGTTCGAGGGCACCGATGTGAGCGTAGGCCGCGGTACTGAGTTTCCATTCGAAGTGATTGGCGCCCCTACGCAGCCGGGCACTCGCCCCTTCAGCTTCACGCCCAAACCCAATTCGGGCTCTACCGCACCGCCCCAAAACGGCAAGCTTTGCTACGGCGAAGACCTGCGCAAAACTGGCAACGACCTAGGCTTTACCCTGCGCTACCTCATCGACTACTACCAGAAGAGCACAGCCAAAGACAAGTTCTTCGGCAAGTACTTCGAGCAGCTCACCGGCACGCCCACCGTGCGCCAGATGATCATTGCGGGCAAATCGGAGAAGGAGATTCGCCAAGCGTGGGAGCCGGCCCTAGGTCAGTACAAGCAGATGCGCAAGAAGTACCTGCTGTACCCCGATTTCAACTAG
- a CDS encoding ABC transporter permease, with product MNVSRYISQKIEGSDSGSFTSSVTKIAIISIALGLAVMLVSFAILEGFRNEIQAKIFSFGAHLTVSKYDNNNSLEVEPINGAELTRDLRRYPQIKSSQPFARKTAIIKTRDEVLGVVLKGIDEENGPSPMRQNLVTGKFLTFPDTAAAEQVLLSRKMADKLRLKVGDDALFYFIQNPPRVRKFVVAGIYQTGLDEFDEVYVIGDIRQVRELNTWADSLVGGYEVVLKDFRQLDPVSDNLYNSLRYDLKLDKITDQYAQLFDWLQLLNRNVIIFLVLIIFVATFNMVATIFIMILERTNMIGILKAIGATDNQIRRMFFFRGFNLTVKGMLWGNLVGLGFCAVQYFFHPIPLDPENYYMDRVPIFWDPRIILLLNAAVFTTSQLAVLIPTYLIARIKPVVAIKFD from the coding sequence GTGAACGTTTCGCGGTACATATCCCAGAAGATTGAAGGCTCCGACTCGGGGTCATTCACCTCGTCGGTGACCAAGATAGCCATCATCAGCATTGCCCTCGGTTTGGCGGTAATGCTGGTGTCGTTTGCTATTCTGGAGGGCTTCCGCAACGAAATTCAGGCCAAAATATTTTCGTTCGGCGCCCACCTCACCGTCAGCAAGTACGACAACAACAACTCGCTCGAGGTAGAGCCCATCAACGGGGCCGAACTCACGCGCGACTTGCGTCGGTACCCGCAAATCAAGTCGTCGCAGCCGTTTGCCCGCAAAACGGCCATCATTAAAACCCGCGACGAGGTGCTGGGCGTGGTGCTGAAAGGCATTGACGAGGAAAACGGTCCGTCGCCGATGCGGCAGAACTTGGTTACGGGCAAGTTTTTGACCTTCCCCGACACGGCCGCTGCCGAGCAGGTGCTGCTGTCGCGCAAAATGGCCGATAAGCTGCGCCTGAAGGTGGGCGACGATGCCTTATTCTATTTTATTCAGAACCCACCTAGGGTGCGCAAATTTGTGGTGGCCGGCATCTACCAAACCGGCCTCGACGAGTTCGACGAAGTGTATGTAATTGGCGACATCCGGCAAGTGCGCGAGCTGAATACCTGGGCCGATTCGTTGGTGGGCGGCTACGAGGTAGTGCTGAAAGATTTCCGGCAGCTCGACCCCGTGTCGGACAACCTCTACAACTCGCTGCGCTACGACCTCAAGCTGGACAAGATTACCGACCAGTACGCGCAGCTTTTCGATTGGCTGCAGTTGCTGAACCGCAACGTAATCATCTTTCTGGTGCTGATCATCTTCGTGGCCACCTTCAACATGGTGGCTACCATCTTCATCATGATTTTGGAGCGCACCAACATGATCGGTATTCTGAAGGCCATCGGCGCTACCGACAACCAAATTCGGCGGATGTTCTTCTTCCGGGGCTTCAACCTCACCGTTAAGGGCATGCTGTGGGGCAACCTGGTGGGGCTTGGCTTCTGCGCGGTGCAGTACTTTTTCCATCCCATCCCGCTCGACCCCGAAAACTACTACATGGACCGCGTGCCCATTTTCTGGGACCCACGCATCATTCTGCTGCTCAACGCGGCCGTGTTCACCACTTCGCAGTTGGCAGTACTCATCCCCACGTACCTGATTGCCCGCATCAAGCCGGTGGTGGCTATCAAGTTCGATTAG
- a CDS encoding peptidoglycan DD-metalloendopeptidase family protein yields the protein MATFLTELLQRHAAEFSPVLPVDLNGADVARLDFTARNPRLQAADLRNTAAFDELVNELLAAQNARIGVGGYLENRVIYRRSPTLFGDVALPARSLHLGVDVWLPAGTPVLAPLAATVHSLADNANFGDYGPTVVLQHELEGTTFYSLYGHLGRAGLVHLQAGQRIEKGAAFATVGPWPENGDWPPHLHFQLVADMQGRRGDFPGVALPEEQAYWAELCPNPNLVLQSRWL from the coding sequence TTGGCTACTTTCCTCACCGAACTGCTGCAGCGCCACGCGGCCGAATTCAGTCCTGTACTGCCCGTCGACCTGAACGGTGCCGATGTGGCACGCCTCGATTTTACGGCCAGAAACCCACGCCTGCAGGCGGCCGATTTGCGCAACACCGCAGCATTTGACGAACTCGTAAACGAATTGCTCGCGGCCCAAAACGCCCGCATCGGCGTGGGCGGCTACCTCGAAAACCGCGTCATCTACCGCCGCAGCCCTACGCTCTTTGGCGATGTTGCCTTGCCGGCCCGCTCCTTGCACCTAGGCGTGGATGTGTGGCTGCCCGCCGGCACGCCGGTGCTGGCCCCGCTGGCCGCCACCGTGCACAGCCTCGCCGACAACGCTAACTTCGGCGACTACGGCCCCACCGTGGTGTTGCAGCACGAGCTGGAGGGCACGACGTTCTACTCGCTCTACGGGCACTTGGGGCGCGCCGGGCTGGTGCACCTGCAAGCGGGGCAGCGCATCGAGAAAGGCGCAGCTTTTGCCACCGTGGGCCCCTGGCCCGAAAACGGCGACTGGCCTCCGCACCTGCACTTTCAGCTGGTGGCCGACATGCAAGGCCGCCGCGGCGACTTCCCGGGCGTGGCATTGCCCGAGGAGCAAGCCTATTGGGCTGAACTTTGCCCCAACCCCAACCTAGTGCTGCAAAGCCGGTGGTTGTAA